In a single window of the Anaerocolumna cellulosilytica genome:
- a CDS encoding Lrp/AsnC family transcriptional regulator has protein sequence MDHVDEQILTILQKNARTPLKIIADQVFLSSPAVAARISKLEKDGIIKGYHAEVNWLKLGYHITAFINLEVEPYQKTEFYPFIKSCPNVLECNCVTGHYAMLLKVAFPSTMELDSFIGQIQKFGRTSTQIVFSTAVEHRGIQTLAETDASTLQSNGSI, from the coding sequence ATGGACCATGTGGATGAACAAATCCTAACAATTTTGCAAAAAAATGCCAGAACCCCATTAAAAATTATTGCCGATCAGGTTTTCTTATCTTCACCGGCAGTTGCAGCAAGAATTTCGAAACTTGAAAAAGACGGCATTATCAAGGGGTACCATGCCGAGGTTAACTGGTTGAAATTAGGCTATCATATCACAGCCTTTATAAATCTGGAAGTAGAACCTTACCAGAAGACAGAATTTTATCCTTTTATAAAATCCTGTCCAAATGTTCTTGAATGTAATTGTGTTACAGGACATTACGCTATGCTCCTTAAAGTAGCATTTCCAAGTACTATGGAACTTGACTCCTTTATCGGACAGATTCAAAAGTTTGGAAGAACCAGTACCCAGATTGTTTTCTCTACTGCCGTTGAACATAGAGGAATACAAACCCTTGCTGAGACAGATGCTTCCACTCTGCAAAGTAATGGTTCCATTTAG
- a CDS encoding sensor histidine kinase, whose translation MKNNNFYVIVGKLLVFLLLSALTAGVIITYPFCLKKSKVLQEEMKSQNEALYKAEEEDNKEELIKRLYMGVYSLYKDIVIQNKEDEYITSSELYLPKLQKDISNIENEENYEEYSANEPYNKKVNFIQSFDIMLDDWSREFYGPTLDMYGLEYYIRDDKTSNFLTNSIADLSMLTEETGTGGLSENYAFYTVLKYDEAGKLSIPVFYGLEENKKEQLKGLEATKTVIREYFDAKYYQYSQYFNGLKGPENQTIIFAAKGSEFYNVYTTYNNTWQSDSYAFHQVGFIYVFIAALAIITLLGLLLPFIKPFQIGQGLAAKLLIELCIVGIGAVLGLYESLVIMGTETAQETFLIFDKTIISSFGAKIINYSLNYVIWLGVFFLWFIAILSIRSVFTKGLKRYIKENTILGICYVICKKTILSIRKIDLREASNKHILKIVAINFIVLVLFCTMWVAGIVALIPYSIVLFFILRKYYQDLRQKHQILLEATGKMGKGNLEVGIPEELGVFEPLKEELTKLQIGFKKAVEEEMKSQRMKTDLITNVSHDLKTPLTAIITYINLLKDNNLTEEERNSYIETLDKKSMRLKYLIEDLFEMSKATSKTVTMNLVEVDITALIKQVQLELADKVEASEIEFRTSFPEEKVILLLDSEKTYRIIENLYINILKYAMTHTRAYVEVKDLGEVVTVILKNVSATEMDFNTEEISERFVRGDKSRNTEGSGLGLAIVKSFVELQGGRFTLQVDGDLFKVILEFMKRPNNQTNDIGADES comes from the coding sequence TTGAAAAACAATAATTTTTATGTCATAGTTGGCAAGCTGTTGGTATTCTTGTTATTATCAGCGCTTACAGCCGGAGTAATTATTACTTATCCCTTTTGCCTAAAGAAATCAAAAGTGTTGCAGGAGGAAATGAAAAGTCAGAATGAGGCATTGTATAAGGCAGAAGAGGAGGATAATAAAGAGGAACTTATAAAAAGGCTTTACATGGGTGTATACAGCCTTTATAAAGACATAGTGATACAAAACAAAGAAGACGAATATATAACCAGTAGCGAGCTATATCTACCCAAGCTGCAAAAGGACATAAGTAACATAGAGAATGAGGAAAATTATGAGGAGTACTCAGCGAATGAGCCATACAATAAAAAAGTGAATTTTATCCAGTCTTTTGATATTATGTTGGATGATTGGAGCAGAGAATTTTATGGCCCGACGCTTGACATGTATGGACTGGAATACTATATCAGAGATGATAAAACCAGCAATTTTTTAACGAATTCTATTGCAGATTTATCTATGCTTACAGAAGAAACTGGTACTGGTGGCTTGTCTGAGAACTATGCCTTTTATACCGTATTAAAATATGATGAGGCAGGTAAATTGTCCATTCCGGTTTTTTACGGATTAGAGGAAAATAAAAAAGAACAGTTAAAAGGATTGGAAGCAACAAAGACTGTTATTAGAGAATATTTTGATGCAAAATATTATCAGTACAGCCAATACTTTAACGGTTTAAAAGGGCCGGAGAATCAGACAATTATTTTTGCCGCAAAAGGTTCGGAATTTTATAATGTATACACTACGTATAATAATACTTGGCAATCAGATTCATACGCTTTTCATCAGGTGGGATTTATCTATGTTTTTATTGCTGCATTGGCAATCATAACGTTGCTTGGACTGCTGCTACCCTTTATAAAACCTTTTCAAATAGGGCAGGGGTTAGCGGCAAAGCTATTAATTGAATTATGTATAGTGGGAATTGGGGCAGTATTAGGGCTTTATGAAAGTCTTGTTATTATGGGAACAGAAACGGCACAGGAAACGTTTTTAATCTTTGATAAAACAATTATATCAAGCTTTGGAGCGAAAATAATTAACTATAGCTTAAACTACGTTATATGGCTTGGGGTATTCTTTCTATGGTTTATAGCAATTTTATCAATTCGAAGTGTGTTCACCAAAGGCTTGAAACGCTATATCAAGGAAAATACCATCCTCGGTATCTGTTACGTAATCTGCAAAAAAACAATTTTATCGATTAGAAAAATTGATTTAAGAGAAGCTTCTAATAAGCACATTTTAAAAATCGTAGCCATTAATTTTATTGTTCTGGTACTCTTTTGTACTATGTGGGTAGCAGGCATTGTGGCACTTATTCCTTATTCCATTGTTCTATTCTTTATTCTGCGGAAATATTATCAGGATTTACGTCAGAAACACCAGATTTTACTGGAAGCTACCGGTAAGATGGGGAAGGGTAATTTAGAGGTTGGTATACCCGAAGAACTTGGAGTTTTTGAACCCCTTAAAGAAGAACTGACCAAATTGCAGATTGGCTTTAAAAAAGCAGTAGAAGAGGAAATGAAGAGCCAAAGAATGAAGACGGACCTAATTACCAATGTTTCTCACGATTTGAAAACACCGTTAACAGCTATTATTACGTATATAAATCTGTTAAAGGATAATAATCTGACGGAGGAAGAGAGAAACTCCTATATTGAAACCCTGGATAAGAAGTCCATGCGGCTGAAATATTTAATTGAAGATTTATTTGAAATGAGTAAGGCCACCAGTAAAACGGTAACCATGAATTTGGTGGAAGTGGATATTACAGCTTTAATAAAACAGGTACAATTAGAACTTGCTGATAAGGTAGAAGCTTCTGAGATTGAATTTAGAACCTCATTTCCTGAGGAGAAAGTGATTCTTTTACTGGACAGTGAGAAGACCTACCGGATTATTGAAAATCTGTATATAAATATTTTAAAGTATGCTATGACCCACACTAGGGCATATGTGGAAGTGAAAGATTTAGGAGAAGTTGTTACTGTAATTCTTAAAAATGTTTCAGCAACAGAGATGGATTTTAATACAGAAGAAATCAGTGAACGTTTTGTAAGGGGTGATAAGTCCAGAAATACAGAAGGGTCCGGCTTGGGCCTTGCTATTGTAAAAAGTTTTGTAGAGCTGCAAGGCGGTAGATTTACCTTACAAGTAGACGGGGATTTATTTAAAGTAATATTAGAATTTATGAAAAGACCGAATAATCAGACAAATGATATTGGAGCAGATGAAAGTTAA
- a CDS encoding aspartate ammonia-lyase — MKTRIEADSMGDLAVPVNAYYGVQSFRARKNFNITGRYLNPMFVSNLIRIKKAAAITNQAAGTLDTVRARAIQAACDEILDGKLIKEFIVDSIQGGAGTSANMNANEVIANRAIELLGGRKGDYSLVHPNDHVNMAQSTNDVIPSAGKLTVLELLTLLLKELKRLQSTLSDKSKEFDHILKIGRTQLQDAVPMRLGQSFSAYAAVIARDIKRLERAKEDMLSLNMGATAIGTGINASPYYRMHIVTVINEVCGTNCEQSEDLFDATQNLDGFVHISAMLKVCVVNLSKICNDLRLLSAGPRAGFYEINLPAMQNGSSIMPGKVNPVIPEVVNQVAFEVIGNDMTITMAAEAGQLELNAFEPVLFYNLFESLESLKGAVITLRDNCVSGITANEERCQELLNKSVGISTALCPFIGYQKAAELAKKSLATGKNLKELVLEEKLLTKEQLDVILNPYTMTEPSKFVGKMMVNS, encoded by the coding sequence ATGAAGACGAGAATAGAAGCTGATTCAATGGGGGATTTGGCAGTTCCGGTTAATGCATATTATGGTGTGCAGAGTTTCAGGGCAAGAAAGAATTTTAATATTACAGGACGTTATCTAAATCCTATGTTTGTATCCAATTTAATTCGAATAAAAAAAGCAGCAGCAATTACAAATCAGGCTGCTGGAACTTTAGATACAGTTAGAGCTAGAGCAATCCAGGCTGCCTGTGATGAAATACTTGACGGAAAGCTGATAAAAGAATTTATTGTAGATTCCATCCAAGGAGGAGCCGGTACTTCTGCTAATATGAATGCTAATGAAGTAATTGCGAATCGTGCAATTGAGTTGTTAGGCGGCAGAAAAGGAGATTACTCTCTTGTTCACCCCAACGACCATGTCAATATGGCTCAATCTACCAACGATGTTATTCCAAGTGCAGGTAAGCTGACGGTACTGGAGTTGCTCACTCTGCTACTTAAGGAATTAAAGCGTCTTCAATCTACATTGTCTGATAAATCCAAAGAATTTGACCATATATTAAAAATAGGAAGAACTCAATTACAAGATGCGGTACCAATGCGTCTTGGACAGTCCTTTTCTGCCTATGCCGCCGTAATTGCAAGAGACATAAAGCGGCTTGAGAGGGCAAAAGAAGATATGTTATCTTTAAACATGGGTGCAACTGCCATAGGAACCGGCATTAACGCATCTCCTTACTACCGGATGCATATTGTTACGGTCATCAATGAAGTATGTGGCACTAATTGTGAGCAGTCGGAAGATTTATTTGATGCTACCCAGAATTTAGATGGTTTTGTTCATATATCTGCCATGTTAAAAGTATGCGTTGTGAATCTGTCTAAAATCTGCAATGATTTAAGATTGCTTTCTGCCGGACCTAGAGCCGGTTTTTATGAAATTAATCTACCTGCTATGCAAAATGGATCCTCTATTATGCCGGGTAAAGTGAATCCCGTTATTCCTGAGGTAGTAAATCAAGTTGCTTTTGAGGTAATTGGAAATGATATGACAATTACAATGGCGGCAGAAGCCGGACAATTAGAATTAAATGCGTTCGAACCGGTGCTATTTTACAATCTCTTTGAATCATTGGAAAGCTTAAAAGGTGCGGTAATTACCTTAAGAGATAACTGTGTTTCTGGAATTACAGCTAATGAAGAACGTTGTCAGGAGCTACTAAATAAAAGTGTAGGAATATCTACTGCACTATGCCCTTTTATAGGTTACCAAAAGGCGGCAGAACTTGCTAAAAAATCTCTGGCAACCGGAAAAAATTTAAAAGAATTAGTACTAGAGGAGAAACTGCTGACCAAGGAACAACTTGATGTTATCTTAAATCCCTATACCATGACGGAACCTAGCAAGTTTGTGGGAAAGATGATGGTTAACTCATAA
- a CDS encoding HD-GYP domain-containing protein, which yields MSAENDRIYDFIDYHEIIECITGALDAKDPYTGNHSLRVSEMAQRICEMIGLKLHDIEEIHIAAHLHDIGKIGIPDVILHKEGPLTAQEWEIMKRHPKIGSDIISKSKRMLRIGEIVLYHHERYDGKGYPHGICANEIPVGSRIIAICDSIDAMSTKRSYRQELTMEQCYIEIERNLGAMYDPYIGRYVLEHWEELMQVKNRIRAKQ from the coding sequence ATGAGTGCAGAGAACGACAGAATATATGATTTTATTGATTATCATGAAATTATTGAGTGTATAACAGGGGCACTGGATGCAAAAGATCCTTATACAGGGAATCATTCCCTGCGTGTTAGTGAGATGGCGCAGCGTATATGTGAAATGATTGGATTAAAATTACATGATATAGAAGAAATACATATAGCGGCACATCTTCATGATATTGGAAAAATTGGTATCCCTGATGTCATCTTACATAAAGAGGGGCCTTTAACGGCACAAGAGTGGGAAATTATGAAGAGGCACCCAAAGATTGGTTCTGATATTATCAGCAAATCAAAGCGGATGCTAAGAATCGGTGAAATCGTATTATATCATCATGAGCGGTATGACGGAAAAGGGTATCCGCATGGCATCTGTGCCAATGAAATACCGGTTGGTTCGAGAATTATAGCTATTTGTGATTCCATTGATGCCATGTCAACAAAAAGAAGCTATCGGCAGGAATTGACTATGGAACAGTGTTATATAGAAATAGAAAGAAATTTGGGGGCTATGTATGACCCATATATCGGTAGATATGTACTGGAACATTGGGAAGAATTAATGCAGGTAAAAAACAGAATCCGAGCAAAACAGTAA
- the argC gene encoding N-acetyl-gamma-glutamyl-phosphate reductase, which produces MKYKVYVDGQEGTTGLLINDRLKIRDDIELLKIDPEKRKDTNTRKNFLNKADIVFLCLPDAAAKESVAMVTNEHTKIIDASTAHRTNPDWAYGLPELGKEYREAIKASKRISVPGCHATGFNVAVHPLTKEGILAKDYPVTAHSITGYSGGGKNLIAKYEETDTDSTALKSPNFYSLGLNHKHLPEMQKVSGLTSPPLFTPVVSNFYKGMLVAVPLLKSYMKKPLSAKEVQAFLANYYMGEPFIEVIPYDSSSYLFEGFLNSVQCNDSNKLQLFVFGNDEQTLVVSRFDNLGKGSSGAAIQNMNLLLGKEEWLGL; this is translated from the coding sequence ATGAAATATAAAGTATATGTGGACGGACAAGAAGGAACTACCGGCCTTTTGATTAATGACAGATTAAAAATTAGAGATGATATAGAGCTATTAAAAATAGACCCGGAGAAAAGAAAGGATACGAATACTAGAAAGAATTTTTTAAATAAAGCGGACATTGTTTTTCTCTGTTTACCGGATGCTGCCGCCAAAGAATCAGTGGCAATGGTAACCAATGAACATACAAAAATTATTGATGCAAGTACCGCCCACCGCACTAATCCTGACTGGGCATATGGTCTTCCTGAACTTGGTAAGGAATATAGAGAAGCAATTAAAGCTTCCAAAAGAATCTCCGTACCGGGCTGCCATGCTACCGGCTTTAATGTGGCAGTGCATCCTTTAACAAAAGAAGGTATTCTTGCAAAAGACTACCCTGTAACGGCTCACTCTATTACCGGTTATAGTGGCGGAGGAAAAAATTTAATTGCTAAATATGAAGAAACAGATACGGATAGTACTGCCTTAAAAAGTCCAAACTTTTATTCTTTAGGACTGAATCATAAGCATTTACCAGAAATGCAGAAAGTATCAGGCTTAACAAGTCCTCCTTTATTTACCCCTGTAGTAAGTAATTTTTATAAGGGCATGTTAGTAGCTGTACCACTATTAAAATCATATATGAAAAAGCCTTTATCCGCAAAAGAAGTTCAGGCATTTCTAGCTAACTATTATATGGGAGAACCTTTTATTGAGGTAATTCCTTATGATTCCTCCTCCTATCTTTTTGAGGGCTTTTTAAACAGCGTCCAATGTAATGATTCTAATAAGCTTCAACTATTTGTCTTTGGCAATGACGAACAAACTTTAGTTGTATCTCGTTTTGATAACCTTGGAAAAGGTTCCTCGGGTGCGGCTATACAGAATATGAACCTGCTTTTAGGAAAAGAGGAATGGTTGGGACTTTAA
- a CDS encoding response regulator transcription factor — protein MESYSVLIVEDDREILEGIGIYLKNQGYKVFKASNGVEGLEIIENEVIHLAIVDVMMPRMDGLTMTMKLRERFEFPVIMLTAKSEEIDKVTGLNIGADDYVTKPFTPMELLARIHSQLRRYSKYLNILEKKESDNVYVIGGLELDENTVQVMVDGEFVKVTPLEFKILALLMKSPGRVFSAEEIYERVWNERPVGTDTIMVHVRNIREKIEVNPKDPKYLKVVWGVGYKIEKQ, from the coding sequence ATGGAGTCCTATAGTGTATTAATTGTAGAGGATGACAGGGAAATATTAGAGGGTATCGGAATTTATCTTAAGAATCAAGGCTATAAGGTTTTTAAAGCTTCCAATGGAGTGGAGGGTTTGGAGATTATAGAAAATGAGGTCATTCATCTGGCAATTGTAGATGTTATGATGCCTCGTATGGACGGTCTTACAATGACAATGAAATTACGGGAAAGATTTGAATTTCCGGTAATTATGCTCACAGCAAAATCTGAGGAAATTGATAAGGTTACAGGGCTAAATATCGGTGCAGATGACTATGTAACCAAACCGTTTACGCCAATGGAATTGTTAGCGCGGATTCATTCACAGCTTAGAAGATATTCCAAGTACCTAAATATACTTGAGAAAAAAGAGAGCGACAATGTTTATGTCATCGGTGGTTTGGAATTGGATGAGAATACAGTGCAGGTTATGGTAGATGGGGAATTCGTAAAGGTTACACCCCTTGAATTTAAGATATTAGCACTGCTTATGAAGAGTCCGGGCAGAGTATTTTCTGCTGAAGAAATATATGAAAGGGTCTGGAATGAACGCCCGGTTGGAACGGATACAATTATGGTGCATGTCCGTAATATAAGGGAAAAGATTGAAGTGAATCCTAAAGACCCAAAATATCTGAAAGTAGTATGGGGGGTTGGATACAAAATTGAAAAACAATAA
- a CDS encoding sialate O-acetylesterase yields the protein MKLSTLISDGMVLQRGDKCYLWGSSEKNRQVSVTFLEETYLTYANEQGEWEITLLNLKPGGPYVMEIDDGKKHIIKDILIGDVWLLGGQSNMELPIRRTLDLYEEEVKEAENSSIRIFHVPQKYDFNGPVEELEGGSWKSVSAETILDFSAVGYFFAKELEAAQGIPIGLIQTAVGGTPAEAWINENSLLELEGYEQELRMNKDTGYVHNTITTETRQTNEWFKKLQSDDPGLQGTNWYEPDFDTQGWQIIRIPQMFQQNDLKKWVGSIWFRKEFTLTEESFRRLEEESKASDTPLLARLRLGTLVDSDDTYINGERIGSTGYKYPPRKYDFPFHLLRVGKNVIAVRLIVNYGGGGFVPDKKYLLQAGSLTVDLSGEWNFQYGGAAELLPTTTFFQYKPSGVYHGMLYPLRKYSILGAAFYQGESNTGKPENYEKLFRILIQDWRSLWKKEFPFLYVQLANYGDYKKECMDTGWAAIRDAQRKCLNVENTAMVVAIDTGEYNDLHPLNKKTIGFRLALCARKISYGEGIVSSGPLIDNKVITEDGIRLFFTETGRGLVSNKGALKNFYIAGEDKNFVPASAVIEAGDTLFVFSKEIKEPRYVRYAWEDCPEGINFYNREGLPASPFMI from the coding sequence ATGAAACTATCGACATTAATAAGTGATGGGATGGTATTACAACGAGGTGATAAATGCTATTTATGGGGTAGTTCAGAAAAGAATAGGCAGGTGTCGGTTACATTTTTAGAAGAGACCTATTTAACGTATGCCAATGAGCAGGGGGAATGGGAGATTACATTACTAAATCTAAAGCCCGGAGGCCCTTATGTTATGGAAATCGATGATGGTAAAAAACATATTATAAAGGATATTCTAATCGGTGATGTATGGCTTCTTGGAGGGCAATCCAATATGGAACTGCCCATTAGAAGGACGTTGGATTTATATGAAGAAGAAGTTAAGGAAGCAGAGAATTCCAGTATTCGAATATTTCATGTTCCCCAAAAGTATGATTTTAATGGACCAGTAGAAGAATTGGAGGGTGGCAGTTGGAAGTCAGTCAGTGCCGAGACGATACTGGATTTTAGTGCTGTAGGCTATTTTTTTGCAAAGGAACTGGAGGCAGCACAAGGGATTCCTATAGGATTAATACAAACAGCGGTAGGCGGAACGCCTGCCGAAGCATGGATAAATGAAAATTCTTTGTTGGAGCTAGAAGGTTATGAGCAGGAATTAAGAATGAATAAGGATACCGGGTATGTACATAACACCATAACAACAGAGACCAGACAGACTAATGAGTGGTTTAAAAAATTACAGAGTGATGACCCGGGATTACAAGGAACGAATTGGTATGAACCTGATTTCGATACACAAGGCTGGCAGATAATTCGCATACCACAGATGTTTCAGCAGAACGACTTAAAGAAATGGGTCGGGAGTATTTGGTTTAGAAAGGAGTTCACACTTACAGAGGAAAGCTTTAGGAGGTTGGAGGAAGAGTCAAAAGCTTCTGATACACCCTTATTGGCGAGATTACGGCTGGGAACGCTGGTGGATTCAGACGATACCTATATTAACGGGGAACGGATTGGAAGTACCGGCTATAAATATCCCCCTAGAAAATATGATTTTCCCTTTCACCTCTTACGAGTTGGAAAGAATGTTATAGCAGTCCGTCTGATTGTAAATTATGGAGGAGGAGGCTTTGTGCCGGATAAGAAATACCTTTTACAGGCAGGAAGTCTTACGGTAGATTTATCCGGTGAATGGAACTTCCAATATGGAGGAGCGGCAGAACTCTTGCCGACTACAACTTTTTTTCAATATAAACCCAGCGGAGTGTATCATGGAATGTTATATCCCTTAAGAAAGTATTCTATTCTTGGAGCGGCTTTTTATCAGGGAGAATCGAATACGGGAAAACCAGAGAACTATGAGAAGTTATTCAGGATTCTGATACAGGACTGGCGAAGTCTCTGGAAGAAAGAATTTCCGTTTCTCTATGTACAGCTTGCAAACTATGGGGATTACAAAAAGGAGTGTATGGATACAGGCTGGGCAGCAATCAGGGACGCACAACGTAAGTGTCTGAACGTAGAGAATACTGCAATGGTAGTAGCTATAGATACCGGAGAATATAACGACCTTCATCCGTTAAATAAAAAGACCATTGGATTCCGGCTGGCACTATGTGCAAGAAAGATTTCTTATGGAGAGGGGATTGTAAGTTCCGGCCCATTAATCGACAATAAAGTAATAACAGAAGATGGAATTCGTCTTTTCTTTACTGAAACAGGGAGAGGACTAGTCTCAAACAAGGGAGCGTTAAAAAATTTTTATATTGCAGGTGAGGATAAGAATTTTGTTCCGGCCAGCGCAGTTATTGAGGCAGGTGATACTTTATTCGTTTTTTCTAAAGAAATAAAAGAACCTAGGTATGTGCGATATGCCTGGGAGGACTGTCCGGAGGGAATAAACTTTTATAACCGAGAAGGTTTACCGGCGTCACCTTTTATGATTTAA
- a CDS encoding M20/M25/M40 family metallo-hydrolase produces MINKERLVQEFCKLVSIDASSFEEREMADVLTGYLKELGFTVTEDKAGAHYQGNAGNLYGFLQGELKGEPLLFSAHMDTVEPGKNKKAVVHEDGRITSDGTTVLGSDDISGLVAILEAVRSLKEHGIPHRSIEVLFPIAEELYLKGSEVYDFTQIKAKEAYVLDLSGPVGTAALTAPTVVSITAVFKGKAAHAGFAPEQGIHAIGACAKAISGIKQGRIDEGTTVNIGTIEGGLSRNIVPELCTVKGEVRSLSHEKCLQETKKIQEIFKQAADSFGAELKFETSFGCIAYEIEKEHPVVKRYQKVCDELHIPVTYIDTFGGSDNNNFVRNKITGIVIACGMNDVHSTKEYTHVDELERCADIVLKLLTEQ; encoded by the coding sequence ATGATTAATAAAGAAAGATTAGTACAAGAATTTTGTAAATTGGTATCAATTGATGCCTCCTCATTTGAAGAAAGAGAGATGGCAGATGTTTTAACTGGATATTTAAAAGAACTGGGCTTTACAGTTACGGAGGATAAGGCAGGTGCGCATTATCAGGGAAATGCCGGTAATCTTTATGGTTTTTTGCAAGGAGAACTAAAAGGAGAACCATTGCTGTTCTCTGCACACATGGATACTGTAGAACCTGGAAAAAATAAGAAAGCAGTTGTACATGAGGATGGAAGAATCACTAGTGATGGTACAACTGTGTTAGGATCTGATGACATATCCGGACTTGTAGCTATCCTAGAAGCAGTCAGAAGTTTAAAAGAGCATGGGATACCTCACCGTAGCATAGAAGTTTTATTCCCTATAGCAGAGGAACTATATTTAAAAGGCAGTGAAGTATATGATTTTACGCAGATAAAGGCAAAAGAGGCATATGTTCTGGATTTAAGCGGTCCGGTAGGAACGGCAGCTTTAACGGCACCGACAGTTGTTTCTATAACCGCTGTTTTTAAAGGTAAGGCAGCTCATGCAGGGTTTGCCCCCGAACAGGGCATACATGCCATTGGAGCATGTGCTAAGGCTATATCCGGCATAAAACAGGGCAGAATTGATGAAGGGACAACCGTTAATATTGGAACCATTGAGGGAGGGCTTTCAAGAAATATTGTTCCTGAGCTTTGCACTGTAAAAGGGGAAGTAAGAAGCTTAAGTCATGAGAAGTGCTTACAGGAAACAAAAAAAATTCAGGAAATCTTTAAACAAGCAGCCGATAGCTTTGGTGCGGAGCTTAAATTTGAGACCTCCTTTGGGTGCATCGCTTATGAAATAGAAAAGGAACATCCGGTAGTGAAAAGGTACCAGAAAGTCTGCGATGAACTTCATATTCCGGTTACTTATATAGATACCTTTGGAGGAAGCGATAATAATAATTTTGTAAGAAATAAAATTACAGGAATTGTAATAGCATGTGGGATGAATGACGTACATTCGACCAAGGAATATACCCATGTTGATGAATTGGAGCGTTGTGCTGATATTGTATTAAAACTTTTAACAGAACAATAA
- a CDS encoding DedA family protein, translating to MDIQTLSGYFHQYGILVIFIIVFLEYLNMPGFPAGIIMPLTGVWAYQGSIGFIPAFLLSVLAGLCGSWALYLLGLYGGEIILNKYTKKFPKHQPIINRAFDYIRKKGYLAVFLGKLIPMIRTIISIPAGVLRLNFLYYTIYSALGIAIWNLVFIGAGYIFGEAVFQMFS from the coding sequence ATGGACATACAGACTTTGTCAGGGTACTTTCATCAGTACGGTATCCTTGTTATATTCATCATCGTTTTTTTAGAATACCTAAATATGCCTGGGTTTCCAGCAGGGATAATTATGCCGTTAACAGGCGTATGGGCCTACCAGGGAAGCATTGGATTTATACCTGCCTTTTTACTGTCGGTACTGGCTGGACTTTGTGGAAGCTGGGCTCTGTACTTATTAGGTCTCTACGGCGGTGAAATCATTCTAAATAAATATACAAAAAAATTTCCAAAGCATCAGCCCATTATTAACCGGGCATTCGATTACATTAGAAAGAAGGGATATCTTGCTGTTTTTTTAGGAAAGCTCATTCCAATGATAAGAACTATCATATCCATTCCTGCGGGTGTACTAAGGTTAAATTTCTTATACTATACGATTTATTCGGCCTTAGGGATTGCTATATGGAATCTGGTGTTTATCGGAGCAGGTTATATTTTTGGGGAAGCAGTGTTTCAAATGTTTTCATAA